From a single Microbacterium murale genomic region:
- a CDS encoding PLDc N-terminal domain-containing protein: MPFVSLLIIALMIIALIDIIKRDDSQVKYLPKMVWIIIVILLPLIGSALWFALGREYGEGGISMPRMPRRAAPPRSQAASAAQTWSPPAEARTTEQQIADLDREIEEWELRQQIEARKRERGEPDTA, translated from the coding sequence ATGCCGTTCGTCTCGCTTCTCATCATCGCGCTGATGATCATTGCGCTGATCGACATCATCAAGCGCGACGATTCGCAGGTGAAGTACTTGCCGAAGATGGTCTGGATCATCATCGTCATCCTGCTTCCGCTGATCGGCAGCGCGCTCTGGTTCGCTCTTGGACGCGAGTACGGCGAGGGCGGCATATCGATGCCGCGGATGCCGAGGCGCGCTGCGCCGCCGAGGTCACAGGCGGCGTCGGCAGCCCAGACATGGTCGCCGCCCGCCGAAGCCCGCACCACCGAGCAGCAGATCGCCGACCTCGACCGCGAGATCGAGGAGTGGGAACTGCGTCAGCAGATCGAGGCGCGTAAGCGCGAGCGCGGCGAACCGGACACGGCGTGA
- a CDS encoding GNAT family N-acetyltransferase produces MDFRTPPGLVTLTGRLVELQPLDHSHHDGLVEAVRENDLWQTAWYTSVPAPDGIAAEIDRRLALAEKGEMVPFTAVDASGRVIGMTTYYDMVAEVPRLHIGYTWNRPSAHGTGTNAESKLLLLTHAFETLGVFRVGLTTQWVNFQSRAAIERLGAKQDGVMRALSRYRNGALRDSVEFSIIEPEWPAVKANLEARLAKRV; encoded by the coding sequence ATGGATTTCCGCACCCCACCAGGACTCGTGACGCTGACAGGGCGACTGGTCGAATTGCAGCCGCTGGATCACTCGCACCACGATGGTCTCGTCGAGGCCGTCCGGGAGAACGACCTGTGGCAGACGGCCTGGTACACGTCTGTGCCCGCCCCGGATGGCATCGCCGCCGAGATCGATCGTCGGCTCGCGCTCGCAGAGAAGGGCGAGATGGTGCCGTTCACGGCCGTCGACGCGTCAGGGCGCGTGATCGGGATGACGACCTACTACGACATGGTTGCCGAGGTTCCGAGACTGCATATCGGGTACACCTGGAACCGTCCGTCCGCGCATGGCACCGGAACGAACGCGGAGTCGAAGCTGCTGCTGCTCACGCACGCGTTCGAGACGCTGGGGGTGTTCCGGGTGGGACTCACGACGCAGTGGGTGAATTTCCAATCGCGCGCAGCGATCGAGCGGCTGGGCGCCAAGCAGGACGGCGTGATGCGGGCGCTCTCGCGCTACCGCAACGGTGCGCTGCGCGATTCTGTCGAGTTCTCCATCATCGAGCCGGAGTGGCCGGCCGTGAAGGCGAACCTCGAAGCGCGTCTCGCGAAGCGCGTCTGA
- a CDS encoding aldo/keto reductase, whose translation MMRIKDKDDAQIRELYGAARESGIDFFDHADIYGGRMHACEERFAEALNLSPAERDEITIQTKCGIVPQDGTFDFSYEHILRQVDGSLRALATDRIDVLLLHRPDALVEPAEVARAFCELEASGKVRAFGVSNHTPRQIDLLRTAVRQPLVANQLQFSLTQAPIVAQGIAANMSGADQAITRDGGGILEYCRINGITVQAWSPMQAAAGAGTFVGNPDYAELNDVLDRLADLHGVTPTGIAVAWITRHPADMQVVMGTTTPERLVAAAAGSDVTLTRPEWYELFRAAGHIAFPRGRSTRCHLRADRSGRLGHGIHNRRQP comes from the coding sequence ATGATGCGCATCAAGGACAAAGATGATGCGCAGATCCGCGAACTCTACGGGGCGGCCCGTGAGTCTGGGATCGACTTCTTCGATCATGCAGACATCTACGGCGGGCGGATGCACGCCTGCGAGGAGCGCTTCGCGGAAGCGCTGAATCTGTCGCCCGCGGAGCGCGATGAGATCACGATCCAGACCAAGTGCGGGATCGTTCCGCAGGACGGCACGTTCGACTTCTCCTACGAGCACATCCTCCGCCAAGTCGACGGATCGCTGCGTGCCCTCGCCACCGACCGCATCGATGTGCTCCTGCTGCATCGCCCCGACGCTCTCGTCGAACCGGCAGAAGTCGCCCGTGCGTTCTGCGAGCTCGAAGCATCCGGGAAGGTCCGCGCCTTCGGAGTCTCCAATCACACCCCTCGTCAGATCGACCTGCTTCGCACAGCGGTGCGGCAGCCACTGGTCGCCAATCAACTTCAGTTCTCCCTCACGCAGGCGCCGATCGTCGCACAGGGCATCGCCGCGAACATGAGCGGTGCCGACCAGGCGATCACCCGCGACGGCGGAGGCATCCTGGAGTACTGCCGCATCAACGGCATCACAGTCCAGGCATGGTCACCGATGCAGGCGGCTGCAGGCGCGGGCACATTCGTCGGGAACCCCGACTACGCCGAACTGAACGACGTGCTCGACCGGCTCGCCGACCTCCACGGCGTCACCCCCACCGGCATCGCCGTCGCATGGATCACCAGGCATCCGGCTGACATGCAGGTGGTGATGGGCACGACGACGCCGGAACGGCTCGTGGCCGCAGCGGCCGGCTCCGATGTCACCCTCACGCGTCCCGAATGGTACGAGCTGTTCCGGGCCGCGGGCCACATCGCGTTCCCTAGGGGCCGCAGCACCCGATGCCATCTCCGCGCGGACCGGAGCGGTAGGCTGGGACACGGCATTCACAACAGGAGGCAGCCGTGA
- the nrdF gene encoding class 1b ribonucleoside-diphosphate reductase subunit beta, with translation MTPPTKLPLVDHVQAINWNRIQDDKDLEVWNRLVNNFWLPEKVPLSNDVQSWNTLTPDEQLLTMRVFTGLTLLDTIQGTVGAVSLIPDAITPHEEAVYTNIAFMESVHAKSYSSIFSTLASTKEIDEAFRWSTENVNLQKKAQIIMDYYTGDDPLKRKIASTLLESFLFYSGFYLPIYWSSKAKLTNTADLIRLIIRDEAVHGYYIGYKFQKGLEKETQERRDELKDYTFNLLFELYDNEVQYTQDLYDGVGLTEDVKKFLHYNANKALMNLGYEPMFPSTVTNVNPAILSALSPNADENHDFFSGSGSSYVIGKAEATEDEDWDF, from the coding sequence ATGACCCCTCCCACGAAGCTGCCGTTGGTCGACCACGTGCAGGCGATCAACTGGAACCGCATCCAGGACGACAAGGACCTCGAGGTCTGGAACCGTCTGGTGAACAACTTCTGGCTGCCCGAGAAGGTGCCGCTGTCGAACGACGTGCAGTCGTGGAACACGTTGACCCCCGACGAGCAGTTGCTCACGATGCGGGTGTTCACTGGTCTCACGCTGCTGGACACCATCCAGGGCACGGTCGGCGCCGTATCACTGATCCCGGATGCGATCACTCCGCACGAGGAGGCGGTGTACACCAACATCGCGTTCATGGAGTCGGTCCACGCGAAGAGCTACTCCTCTATCTTCTCGACGCTCGCGTCGACGAAGGAGATCGATGAGGCGTTCCGGTGGTCCACGGAGAATGTGAACCTTCAGAAGAAGGCGCAGATCATCATGGATTACTACACCGGTGACGACCCGCTCAAGCGCAAGATCGCCTCGACGCTGCTGGAGTCGTTCCTGTTCTACTCGGGCTTCTACCTGCCGATCTACTGGTCCTCCAAGGCGAAGCTGACGAACACGGCCGACCTCATCCGCCTCATCATCCGTGATGAGGCGGTGCACGGGTACTACATCGGCTACAAGTTCCAGAAGGGGCTCGAGAAGGAGACCCAGGAACGCCGCGACGAGCTGAAGGACTACACCTTCAACCTGCTCTTCGAGCTCTACGACAACGAGGTGCAGTACACGCAGGACCTCTACGACGGTGTCGGCCTGACCGAGGACGTCAAGAAGTTCCTGCACTACAACGCCAACAAGGCGCTGATGAACCTCGGCTATGAGCCGATGTTCCCGTCCACCGTGACGAACGTGAACCCGGCGATCCTGTCTGCGCTCTCGCCGAACGCCGACGAGAACCACGACTTCTTCTCGGGCTCTGGTTCGTCGTACGTCATCGGCAAAGCCGAGGCCACCGAGGACGAGGACTGGGACTTCTGA
- the nrdE gene encoding class 1b ribonucleoside-diphosphate reductase subunit alpha has protein sequence MVGIAVDEHESVTEQAAFKANAAYEGLDYHALNAMLNLYDADGKIQFDADKRAAREYFLQHVNQNTVFFHSLKERLDYLVEKEYYDGALLEKYSHEFVQKLNDLAYGKKFRFETFLGAFKYYTSYTLKTFDGKRYLERFEDRVVMTALGLADGDEQVAINLVEEIISGRFQPATPTFLNAGKAQRGELVSCFLLRIEDNMESISRGINSSLQLSKRGGGVALLLSNIRESGAPIKQIENQSSGIIPVMKLLEDSFSYANQLGARQGAGAVYLNAHHPDIMRFLDTKRENADEKIRIKTLSLGVVVPDITFELAKNGEDMYLFSPYDVEKVYGVPFGDISVTEKYREMVDNPRIKKTKINAREFFQTIAEIQFESGYPYIMFEDTVNKANPIKGRINMSNLCSEILQVNTPTTYNEDLSYDQIGKDISCNLGSMNIALAMDADDLGITVETAIRGLTAVSNQSHISSVRSIEDGNDRSHAIGLGQMNLHGYLAREHVHYGSEEGLDFTNIYFYTVLFHALRASNLLSIERGVAFDGFEDSTYASGEFFDKYIERAWVPETEKVKELFAGKHIPTQADWAELRDSIQKHGIYNQNLQAVPPTGSISYINNSTSSIHPIASKIEIRKEGKLGRVYYPAPFMTNDNLEYYQDAYEIGYEKVIDTYAAATQHVDQGLSLTLFFKDTASTRDINKAQIYAWRKGIKTIYYIRLRQMALEGTDMSECVSCML, from the coding sequence ATGGTGGGTATCGCAGTCGACGAGCACGAGTCAGTGACAGAGCAGGCAGCATTCAAGGCGAACGCTGCGTATGAGGGCCTCGATTATCACGCCCTCAACGCGATGCTGAACCTCTACGACGCGGACGGGAAGATCCAGTTCGACGCCGACAAGCGCGCAGCGCGGGAGTACTTCCTGCAGCACGTCAACCAGAACACGGTGTTCTTCCACTCCCTCAAGGAGCGTCTCGACTATCTGGTCGAGAAGGAGTATTACGACGGTGCCCTCCTCGAGAAGTACTCGCACGAGTTCGTCCAGAAGCTCAACGACCTCGCCTACGGCAAGAAGTTCCGTTTCGAGACGTTCCTCGGCGCGTTCAAGTACTACACCAGCTACACGCTGAAGACGTTCGACGGCAAGCGCTACCTCGAGCGTTTCGAGGACCGCGTCGTGATGACAGCCCTCGGCCTCGCCGACGGCGACGAGCAGGTGGCGATCAACCTCGTCGAGGAGATCATCTCCGGGCGCTTCCAGCCGGCGACGCCGACCTTCCTCAACGCCGGCAAGGCGCAGCGCGGAGAACTCGTCAGCTGCTTCCTGCTGCGCATCGAAGACAACATGGAGTCGATCTCGCGCGGCATCAACTCGTCGCTGCAGTTGAGCAAGCGCGGTGGTGGCGTGGCGCTGCTGCTGTCGAACATCCGTGAGTCGGGTGCACCGATCAAGCAGATCGAGAACCAGTCCAGCGGCATCATCCCCGTCATGAAGCTCCTCGAAGACAGCTTCAGCTACGCGAACCAGCTGGGTGCCCGTCAGGGCGCAGGTGCCGTCTACCTCAACGCGCACCACCCGGACATCATGCGCTTCCTCGACACGAAGCGCGAGAACGCCGACGAGAAGATCCGCATCAAGACGCTGTCGCTGGGCGTCGTCGTGCCCGACATCACCTTCGAACTCGCCAAGAACGGCGAAGACATGTACCTGTTCTCGCCGTACGACGTCGAGAAGGTCTACGGCGTGCCGTTCGGTGACATCTCCGTCACCGAGAAGTACCGCGAGATGGTCGACAACCCGCGCATCAAGAAGACCAAGATCAACGCGCGCGAGTTCTTCCAGACCATCGCCGAGATCCAGTTCGAGTCGGGCTACCCGTACATCATGTTCGAGGACACGGTGAACAAGGCGAACCCGATCAAGGGCCGCATCAACATGTCCAACCTCTGCAGCGAGATCCTGCAGGTGAACACGCCGACCACGTACAACGAAGACCTCTCGTACGACCAGATCGGCAAGGACATCTCGTGCAACCTCGGCTCGATGAACATCGCGCTGGCGATGGATGCCGATGACCTGGGCATCACGGTGGAGACGGCGATCCGCGGTCTGACTGCTGTCAGCAACCAGAGCCACATCTCCTCGGTGCGCTCCATCGAAGACGGCAACGACCGTTCGCACGCCATCGGCCTCGGCCAGATGAACCTGCACGGCTACCTCGCTCGCGAGCACGTGCACTACGGCTCGGAAGAGGGCCTCGACTTCACGAACATCTACTTCTACACGGTGCTGTTCCACGCGCTGCGGGCATCGAACCTGCTGTCCATCGAGCGTGGCGTCGCCTTCGACGGCTTCGAGGACTCGACGTACGCGTCGGGGGAGTTCTTCGACAAGTACATCGAGCGCGCTTGGGTGCCCGAGACCGAGAAGGTCAAGGAGCTCTTCGCGGGCAAGCACATCCCGACGCAGGCCGACTGGGCAGAGCTTCGGGATTCCATCCAGAAGCACGGCATCTACAACCAGAACCTGCAGGCGGTGCCGCCGACCGGCTCGATCTCCTACATCAACAACTCGACGAGCTCGATCCACCCGATCGCGTCGAAGATCGAGATCCGCAAGGAAGGCAAGCTCGGCCGTGTCTACTACCCGGCGCCGTTCATGACGAACGACAACCTGGAGTACTACCAGGACGCGTACGAGATCGGCTACGAGAAGGTCATCGACACGTACGCCGCTGCCACGCAGCACGTCGACCAGGGTCTGTCGCTGACGCTGTTCTTCAAGGACACCGCGTCGACGCGCGACATCAACAAGGCGCAGATCTACGCATGGCGCAAGGGCATCAAGACGATCTACTACATCCGCCTTCGTCAGATGGCGCTCGAGGGCACTGACATGTCCGAGTGCGTCAGCTGCATGTTGTGA
- the nrdI gene encoding class Ib ribonucleoside-diphosphate reductase assembly flavoprotein NrdI produces MTAVATDTPLLVFFSSTSGNTARFIEKLGMPAQRIPLHRGDGDLKVDEPFVLVTPTYGGGQGRGEEKGAVPKQVIRFLNDEDNRRNIRGVISAGNTNFGDSFGVAGDIISRKCHVPHLYRFEVFGTQDDVDRVSDGLERWWVSQSTSTSQ; encoded by the coding sequence ATGACAGCAGTCGCGACGGACACGCCGCTCCTGGTCTTCTTCTCCAGCACCTCGGGCAACACGGCCCGGTTCATCGAGAAGCTCGGCATGCCGGCGCAGCGAATCCCGCTGCATCGGGGTGACGGCGACCTCAAGGTCGACGAACCCTTCGTGCTCGTCACACCCACTTATGGCGGAGGCCAGGGGCGTGGCGAGGAGAAGGGCGCTGTGCCCAAGCAGGTCATCCGGTTCCTCAACGACGAGGACAACCGGCGCAACATCCGCGGAGTGATATCCGCAGGCAACACCAACTTCGGCGACTCCTTCGGCGTCGCCGGTGACATCATCAGCCGCAAGTGTCATGTGCCGCACTTGTACCGGTTCGAAGTATTCGGCACGCAGGACGACGTAGATCGCGTGAGCGACGGATTGGAACGATGGTGGGTATCGCAGTCGACGAGCACGAGTCAGTGA
- the nrdH gene encoding glutaredoxin-like protein NrdH: MSITVYTKPSCVQCNATYRALDAKGIEYEIHDLSEDASALEQVKALGYMQAPVVVTDEDHWSGFRPDKIDALASRLA, from the coding sequence ATGTCGATCACGGTCTACACCAAGCCTTCGTGCGTTCAGTGCAACGCGACGTATCGCGCTCTGGATGCGAAGGGCATCGAATACGAGATTCACGACCTCTCTGAAGACGCTTCGGCGCTTGAGCAGGTCAAGGCGCTGGGCTACATGCAGGCGCCCGTCGTCGTCACCGACGAGGACCACTGGTCGGGCTTCCGTCCCGACAAGATCGACGCTCTCGCCTCTCGTCTGGCATAG
- a CDS encoding TetR/AcrR family transcriptional regulator C-terminal domain-containing protein, which produces MVHDEAKPEWSRGIALAWGVAPPAQRGPKREFTLDQVIDAALAIADADDIDAVTMPSVAASLGLTAMSLYRYVGSKEILLLLLQERGMGTPPSSIADADGWRAGLEAHAAAAAEVYRLHPWMLDITIRGIATTPNNLAWLEAGLAALESTSLTRKERVAVVLQVSGHARFRALVERGYGERVTEAEAALSAVVRDEAELIRGLITDERFPELHATLATGALVDEDFDNFDFGLARILDGVAQYLAR; this is translated from the coding sequence GTGGTTCACGACGAGGCGAAGCCCGAATGGTCGCGAGGAATTGCCCTCGCATGGGGCGTCGCGCCTCCCGCCCAGCGGGGGCCGAAACGCGAGTTCACGCTCGACCAGGTGATCGACGCGGCGCTCGCCATCGCCGACGCTGATGACATCGATGCGGTGACGATGCCTTCCGTCGCTGCGTCTCTCGGACTCACAGCGATGTCGCTCTATCGATACGTGGGCTCCAAGGAGATCCTCCTGCTTCTTCTGCAGGAGCGTGGGATGGGCACGCCTCCGAGCTCGATCGCCGATGCTGACGGGTGGCGCGCCGGACTCGAGGCTCACGCCGCGGCGGCGGCGGAGGTCTACCGCCTTCACCCGTGGATGCTGGACATCACGATCAGGGGCATCGCGACGACACCGAACAATCTTGCGTGGCTGGAGGCCGGGCTCGCCGCACTCGAATCGACATCGCTGACTCGCAAGGAACGCGTCGCGGTCGTGCTGCAGGTCTCGGGGCATGCGCGATTCCGTGCGCTCGTGGAGCGCGGCTATGGCGAACGCGTCACCGAGGCTGAGGCGGCGCTGAGCGCGGTCGTTCGTGACGAAGCGGAGTTGATCCGCGGCCTCATCACCGATGAGCGATTCCCGGAGCTGCACGCGACGCTGGCGACGGGGGCGCTCGTCGATGAGGACTTCGACAACTTCGACTTCGGCCTCGCGAGGATCCTCGACGGAGTCGCGCAGTATCTCGCTCGTTGA
- a CDS encoding SDR family NAD(P)-dependent oxidoreductase codes for MTHTNSHGFDGRTAIVTGSGSGIGWASTQILARAGATVIATDIAEDRLQALTTDLAGFDVKAIAGDITSEETVQQIVSAAGGKVDILANVAGIMDGVLPADEVDDATWQRVFDINVTAVLRTTRAVLPLMREHGSGSIVNIASEAAFRGSVGGAAYTASKHAVVGLTKSSAFMYGPQGIRTNAVAPGAVLTGLDMSWKSEYGVSRTGPVLQATMSPPAEAEQIASTVVWLASDAAANINGVILASDGGWSTV; via the coding sequence ATGACTCACACCAACTCGCACGGCTTCGATGGGCGAACGGCCATCGTCACGGGTTCCGGCTCCGGAATCGGGTGGGCCTCGACGCAGATCCTCGCCCGTGCGGGGGCGACGGTGATCGCCACCGACATCGCAGAAGACCGACTGCAGGCACTCACCACTGACCTCGCCGGGTTCGATGTGAAGGCGATCGCCGGCGACATCACCAGTGAGGAGACGGTGCAGCAGATAGTCAGCGCCGCAGGCGGGAAGGTCGACATCCTCGCGAATGTCGCGGGCATCATGGACGGCGTGCTCCCGGCGGACGAGGTCGACGACGCGACGTGGCAGCGGGTCTTCGACATCAACGTCACCGCCGTACTGCGAACGACGCGCGCCGTCCTCCCGCTGATGCGCGAACACGGATCGGGATCGATCGTCAACATCGCGTCGGAAGCGGCATTCCGCGGATCAGTGGGTGGCGCCGCGTACACGGCGTCCAAGCACGCTGTGGTCGGTCTCACGAAGAGCAGCGCGTTCATGTACGGACCGCAGGGAATCCGTACGAACGCCGTCGCCCCCGGCGCGGTGCTGACGGGCCTGGACATGTCGTGGAAATCCGAATACGGCGTGAGCCGTACGGGTCCCGTTCTCCAGGCGACGATGTCGCCCCCGGCGGAGGCTGAGCAGATCGCGAGCACGGTCGTCTGGCTGGCGAGCGACGCGGCAGCCAACATCAACGGCGTGATCCTGGCGTCCGATGGTGGTTGGTCAACGGTCTGA
- a CDS encoding MFS transporter → MIAAQLTARFPSGMASLAILLHVEQQTGSYGSAGLVLAATSVGQAVSGPVTSRWMGAWGMRRVLTLTAAVCTLAVLCLGLLPLNLAGYMAFGLIAGLSTPPIQSAVRTIYPKLVNSSQLTPLFSLDASLQEIIWILAPVVITLVSTQVGTTEGLVLVAIILVLGCGWFILSPEVGRVRIPRSRRALGRVLLKPPVALATAIGFLVIGACSAVEVGVVATFEHGSLEAGVVLGVFACGSLVGGLSFGHIPIGPWAMARRLVIVTVGLTLTMVMLNAYWLGGALFLAGLGIAPALAVLFAITTASVKFSETAEAFGWAGTGQLIGAAAGSAIAGFLVDGTGGPQGAYLAAVLFAIVGVMVSVIFVRALPDLRDRDPSPFPDTEPVAVTPS, encoded by the coding sequence ATGATCGCCGCTCAGCTGACGGCACGCTTCCCCAGTGGCATGGCATCGCTGGCGATCCTGCTGCATGTCGAACAGCAGACCGGCTCATACGGCTCCGCGGGACTCGTCCTCGCCGCGACCTCCGTCGGCCAAGCAGTCTCCGGACCTGTCACGAGCCGGTGGATGGGCGCGTGGGGCATGCGCAGGGTCCTCACCCTGACCGCTGCCGTCTGCACACTCGCCGTGCTCTGTCTCGGCCTGCTGCCTCTGAATCTCGCCGGCTACATGGCGTTCGGCCTCATAGCGGGGCTGTCGACACCGCCGATCCAGTCAGCCGTGCGCACGATCTATCCGAAGCTGGTGAACTCCTCTCAACTGACGCCGCTGTTCTCTCTGGACGCATCACTGCAGGAGATCATCTGGATCCTCGCCCCTGTGGTCATCACTCTGGTCTCGACGCAGGTCGGCACGACCGAGGGCCTCGTCCTGGTGGCGATCATTCTGGTACTCGGCTGCGGATGGTTCATCCTCAGCCCTGAAGTGGGTCGAGTGCGCATCCCTCGCAGCCGGCGGGCACTGGGACGCGTGCTTCTCAAGCCCCCGGTTGCGCTCGCCACCGCGATCGGCTTTCTCGTGATCGGCGCGTGTTCGGCAGTGGAGGTCGGCGTCGTCGCGACTTTCGAGCACGGCAGTCTCGAAGCGGGTGTCGTGCTCGGCGTCTTCGCCTGCGGCAGCCTCGTGGGCGGGTTGTCCTTCGGCCACATACCGATCGGCCCGTGGGCGATGGCACGGCGCCTGGTCATCGTCACCGTCGGCCTCACCCTCACCATGGTCATGCTCAACGCCTACTGGCTGGGCGGGGCGCTCTTTCTCGCCGGGCTCGGCATCGCTCCCGCTCTCGCCGTGCTCTTCGCCATCACGACGGCGAGCGTGAAGTTCAGCGAGACCGCCGAAGCGTTCGGCTGGGCGGGCACGGGACAGTTGATCGGTGCGGCGGCCGGCTCCGCCATCGCCGGTTTCCTCGTCGATGGCACGGGCGGCCCGCAGGGCGCGTACTTGGCCGCGGTCCTGTTCGCTATCGTCGGTGTGATGGTCTCCGTGATCTTCGTCCGGGCGCTGCCCGATCTCCGCGATCGCGATCCCAGTCCTTTCCCTGATACCGAACCAGTGGCGGTCACCCCTTCATGA
- a CDS encoding sugar kinase: MSTSSLSGTRTPDSAPEVVCIGETMALVTPTDGALSHAQVASLGLAGAESNVAAGLAAAGHRAVWASRLGDDPLGARISSELTRRGIELWVELDQDAPTGVMFKDPGAEGSSVYYYRRGSAASRMGPGQLSVERLAGVKIVHTTGITPALSPSTRDMVDRLFEDARAAGALVSFDVNDRRALWPMEDAAATLARLANAADIALVGRDEAERIWGTATADEIRAFLPDCRMLVVKDGDVGATAFDGDAEPVFVPAPVVDVVEPVGAGDAFASGFLSATLEGRPLAERLSAGHTAAERVLTIAADMPPIN, from the coding sequence ATGAGCACTTCTTCCCTTTCAGGCACGCGCACGCCCGATTCCGCCCCGGAGGTCGTCTGCATCGGCGAGACGATGGCGCTGGTCACACCCACCGACGGCGCGCTCTCCCACGCACAGGTGGCCTCACTCGGCCTCGCCGGCGCAGAGTCGAACGTCGCTGCAGGGCTGGCCGCCGCCGGGCACCGGGCCGTCTGGGCCTCACGGCTCGGCGATGATCCGCTCGGCGCGCGCATCTCATCGGAGCTCACCAGACGCGGGATCGAACTGTGGGTCGAGCTCGATCAGGACGCCCCCACCGGAGTCATGTTCAAGGATCCAGGTGCCGAAGGCTCATCCGTCTACTACTACCGCCGCGGTTCGGCCGCTTCGCGGATGGGGCCGGGACAGCTGTCCGTCGAACGGCTCGCCGGTGTGAAGATCGTCCACACGACCGGCATCACCCCCGCCCTCTCCCCCTCCACCCGTGACATGGTCGATCGCCTGTTCGAAGATGCCCGCGCCGCCGGTGCACTGGTGTCGTTCGACGTCAACGACCGTCGCGCGCTGTGGCCGATGGAGGATGCCGCGGCCACACTCGCGCGGCTGGCGAACGCCGCCGACATCGCCCTGGTCGGCCGCGACGAGGCCGAGCGCATCTGGGGCACGGCGACGGCCGACGAGATCAGGGCGTTCCTGCCGGACTGCCGCATGCTCGTCGTGAAGGACGGGGACGTGGGAGCGACGGCCTTCGACGGTGACGCCGAGCCCGTGTTCGTGCCTGCACCTGTGGTCGACGTCGTCGAGCCGGTCGGCGCCGGTGATGCCTTCGCGAGCGGTTTCCTCTCGGCGACCCTGGAGGGCAGGCCGCTCGCCGAGCGCCTGTCGGCGGGGCACACAGCGGCAGAGCGCGTGCTCACGATCGCCGCGGACATGCCTCCGATCAACTGA
- a CDS encoding alpha/beta fold hydrolase encodes MPVPVQLPHLAWGDPDARNTALLVHGLGSSGALMWRLGDALANAGWHAVAIDLRGHGDAPRALDYTVGAYAADLATTSPTRGGAWDAVIGHSLGGAASTVAAASDPRWSSRLILIDPAILVESRDASIVRRSQERAFADNRVEVVQAEHPHWHPQDLELKVDAVLRASKWAVEQTSTQNQPWDVRADAARLTVPTHILGADPAVYSLFTGRTADAVLASNEHISMSIVPGAGHSPFRDKPDETIRQLLEALS; translated from the coding sequence ATGCCCGTTCCGGTTCAGTTGCCGCACCTCGCTTGGGGTGATCCCGACGCTCGGAACACCGCGCTGCTCGTCCACGGTCTCGGATCCTCCGGCGCTCTCATGTGGCGGTTGGGCGACGCGCTCGCGAACGCGGGCTGGCACGCCGTAGCGATCGACCTCCGCGGCCACGGCGATGCACCCCGCGCTCTCGACTACACGGTGGGCGCCTACGCCGCAGACCTCGCCACGACATCCCCTACCCGCGGCGGCGCCTGGGATGCGGTCATCGGCCACTCGCTCGGCGGCGCGGCGAGCACAGTGGCCGCAGCATCCGATCCCCGCTGGTCGAGCAGGCTCATCCTGATCGACCCTGCCATCCTCGTCGAATCCAGAGACGCGTCGATCGTACGTCGCAGCCAGGAACGCGCGTTCGCCGACAATCGCGTCGAGGTCGTGCAGGCAGAGCATCCGCATTGGCATCCGCAGGATCTCGAGCTGAAAGTCGATGCCGTCCTGCGGGCGAGCAAATGGGCGGTCGAGCAGACCAGCACGCAGAATCAGCCCTGGGACGTGCGAGCGGATGCTGCGCGCTTGACCGTGCCCACGCACATCCTCGGCGCCGACCCCGCCGTGTACAGCCTGTTCACCGGCAGGACCGCAGACGCGGTGCTCGCATCGAATGAGCACATCTCGATGTCGATCGTCCCCGGAGCCGGGCACTCCCCTTTCCGTGACAAGCCGGATGAGACCATCCGCCAACTGCTGGAGGCACTCTCATGA